The Apium graveolens cultivar Ventura chromosome 11, ASM990537v1, whole genome shotgun sequence genome has a window encoding:
- the LOC141696232 gene encoding uncharacterized protein LOC141696232, with protein sequence MNHRMIDRNREEGHARLYRDYFSDAPTYTETHFRRRFRMRRSLFLRIEEAVTTHDNYFTQRTDVVGVRGLSSLQKVTAALRMLSYGTAGDAVDDYVRIGESTTIESLKRFVKAIVEVYGDEYLRRTNDEDVSRLLRENEQRGFPEMLGSIDCMHWKWKNCQTGWQDRSHLFEDLAESHGPKVRYTVNGYEYNMGYYLADGIYPSRTTFVKTISKPQGKKRKYFAYAQESVRKDVEEHLEFYNLDLQ encoded by the exons ATGAATCATCGTATGATTGATCGTAATAGAGAAGAAGGTCATGCTAGATTATACCGTGATTATTTCTCTGATGCACCTACATACACAGAAACACATTTTCGTCGAAGATTTCGGATGCGTAGATCTTTGTTTTTACGCATTGAAGAAGCAGTTACAACTCATGATAATTATTTTACTCAACGAACCGATGTTGTGGGAGTTCGTGGACTATCATCACTTCAAAAAGTGACAGCCGCACTGAGAATGCTTTCTTACGGAACAGCTGGTGATGCTGTTGATGATTATGTCCGAATTGGTGAGAGTACAACTATAGAGAGCTTAAAGAGATTTGTTAAAGCAATTGTTGAAGTCTATGGAGATGAATATTTGAGACGAACAAATGATGAAGATGTGTCTAGATTGTTAAGAGAGAATGAACAACGAGGCTTTCCTGAGATGTTGGGTAGTATTGATTGTATGCATTGGAAGTGGAAAAATTGTCAAACTGGCTGGCAAG ATCGATCTCATCTATTTGAAGATTTGGCGGAAAGTCATGGACCTAAAGTGAGATATACTGTGAATGGGTATGAATATAATATGGGATATTATTTGGCTGATGGCATATATCCTTCAAGGACAACATTTGTCAAAACTATTTCCAAACCTCAAGGTAAAAAAAGAAAGTATTTTGCATATGCACAAGAATCTGTTAGAAAAGACGTAGAGGAGCATTTGGAGTTTTACAATCTCGATTTGCAATGA